One window of Paenibacillus sp. FSL K6-3182 genomic DNA carries:
- a CDS encoding carbohydrate ABC transporter permease encodes MIGLKPFLRRSSVYLLLSLLSIAMLFPLIYTFLQALMTPEQSLQFPPDLFPDSVYLGSISAVFELIPVGAFIANSFLIATIIMVGQVFIASMAAYAFVYIRFPGKKYWFSLFLSTMMIPWEVTIIPNYLTVKSWGWLDSYQGLTIPFLASAFGVFLLRQYFLQLPRELFEAAKIDGSGHIRHFLVIVLPLSRPAIASLSVYVFLNSWNMYLWPLLITNSDKMRTVQIGISMLQFEEMTSWNIVLAGVAIVLLPSLLLLIVGLKQLVRGITAGAVKG; translated from the coding sequence ATGATCGGATTAAAGCCATTTTTACGCCGCTCTAGTGTGTACTTGCTGCTCTCATTGCTTTCCATTGCCATGCTGTTTCCTTTGATTTACACATTTCTACAGGCATTGATGACACCTGAGCAGTCTCTTCAATTTCCGCCTGACTTGTTTCCCGATAGCGTGTATTTGGGCAGCATCTCTGCCGTATTTGAGCTTATTCCCGTTGGTGCGTTCATAGCGAACAGCTTTCTTATCGCGACCATTATTATGGTTGGACAAGTTTTTATCGCGAGCATGGCTGCTTACGCCTTTGTATATATCCGTTTTCCAGGCAAAAAATATTGGTTTTCCTTATTCCTCTCCACCATGATGATTCCGTGGGAAGTCACCATTATCCCCAATTATTTGACTGTAAAATCATGGGGATGGCTGGATTCCTATCAAGGATTGACGATTCCTTTTCTCGCGTCTGCGTTTGGCGTGTTTCTTCTGCGGCAATATTTCTTACAGCTGCCTCGCGAGCTTTTTGAAGCAGCAAAAATAGATGGCAGCGGGCATATCCGCCACTTCTTAGTTATCGTACTGCCACTTTCACGTCCAGCCATAGCTTCATTATCTGTCTATGTGTTTCTGAATTCGTGGAATATGTACCTTTGGCCCCTGCTCATAACGAACAGCGATAAGATGCGAACGGTACAGATCGGCATTAGCATGCTGCAGTTCGAAGAAATGACAAGCTGGAACATCGTTTTAGCCGGCGTAGCTATTGTGCTGTTGCCTTCCTTATTACTGCTCATTGTTGGATTAAAGCAGCTCGTACGAGGGATTACTGCTGGTGCTGTAAAAGGATAA
- a CDS encoding ParB/RepB/Spo0J family partition protein, producing MDIIEIVTDLIDEDTDQPRYQFDEEALQELMRSIEEIGLLSPIKVRTTSNGRYKIIYGNRRYKASKMLGRPTIPCIVSTVTDEMEIYLEQIAENLTREGFSPIEEAEAFNKLLNDSKFKSSTKFLSGKLGKPESYIKNKCELLKFGNAVKKLIVGGTEIRKDKLTEDQLLPLKDLPIEHRDPLALIAARDELPVSDVKKIAKLFKDKTISDSTKDKLLFKSGAGLIETWSTHEQNKAERAKPAPVTEPKAAASKVEKQIKQEQADSEPAPKTNQPSASAASIELALHELTAALPSHLTLSSDILQSIEAIRASGQVDFIQGVSALIDQLEKHLAEWKAVQELASAKLQAVATAD from the coding sequence ATGGATATCATTGAAATTGTTACTGATTTAATTGATGAGGATACCGATCAACCGAGGTACCAGTTTGACGAAGAAGCGCTGCAAGAATTAATGAGAAGCATCGAAGAAATAGGCCTGCTCTCACCGATTAAAGTAAGAACGACAAGCAACGGACGTTATAAAATTATTTATGGGAACCGCCGCTATAAGGCGAGTAAAATGCTCGGACGGCCAACGATTCCTTGTATCGTCTCAACCGTAACAGACGAGATGGAAATATACTTGGAACAAATAGCAGAAAATTTGACGCGCGAAGGCTTCTCTCCGATTGAAGAGGCCGAGGCGTTCAATAAGCTGTTGAACGATTCAAAGTTTAAGAGCTCCACCAAATTTTTGTCCGGCAAGCTGGGCAAGCCTGAATCGTATATCAAAAACAAATGTGAACTGCTGAAGTTTGGCAATGCCGTAAAGAAGCTGATCGTTGGCGGCACTGAGATTAGGAAGGATAAGCTAACCGAGGATCAACTGCTCCCCCTAAAGGATCTGCCGATCGAGCATCGCGATCCACTTGCGCTGATTGCAGCGAGAGATGAACTGCCAGTAAGCGACGTAAAAAAAATTGCCAAGCTGTTCAAAGATAAAACGATCTCTGACAGCACGAAGGACAAGCTGCTATTTAAATCAGGCGCTGGACTCATCGAAACCTGGTCAACTCATGAGCAGAACAAAGCGGAGCGCGCCAAGCCTGCACCTGTTACCGAGCCCAAAGCAGCTGCTTCGAAAGTAGAGAAGCAAATCAAACAAGAACAAGCTGATTCTGAACCAGCTCCAAAGACTAACCAACCATCAGCTTCAGCTGCGTCCATTGAGCTTGCTCTTCATGAGCTGACTGCAGCCCTTCCTTCTCACTTGACTTTGTCTTCGGATATTCTTCAATCCATTGAAGCGATTCGAGCGAGCGGGCAAGTTGATTTCATTCAAGGAGTCAGCGCGCTGATCGACCAATTAGAAAAACATTTGGCAGAATGGAAAGCAGTCCAAGAGCTTGCAAGCGCCAAGCTGCAGGCTGTTGCCACAGCGGATTAA
- a CDS encoding sugar ABC transporter permease, whose protein sequence is MNMQEGKLTLAAKRTHSSRAASRLLAKTNRLRENALGYMFLAPSLLLFTVFLFYPLLKSVYLSFQLTDPRGRVAEYVGFDNYTQLFSSEMFWNSLTVTGLFTLYTVPVGIVLGIVTAALTHIKLPAMRIFQFMFAMPLALSVSTAAVIWMILFHPSLGMLNYILSTLGIAPIQWLTNPSTALLSISMMTIWMQSGFNYIIVLSGLQSIPDDMIESAKIDGAGPFRAFLQIVLPLLSPTLFFLAVISIIGSFQSFGQIHLLTKGGPAGSTEVFVYSIYKEAFINYQFGTGSALSLVLFAIILILTIIQFVFVEKKVYYQ, encoded by the coding sequence CTCTAGCCGCTAAGCGTACACATAGCTCTCGCGCTGCTAGTCGACTACTCGCTAAAACGAATCGATTGAGGGAGAACGCACTTGGTTATATGTTTTTGGCTCCTTCACTTTTGCTATTTACAGTATTTTTATTTTATCCATTGCTGAAATCAGTCTATTTAAGCTTCCAATTAACAGATCCCAGAGGAAGAGTCGCTGAGTATGTCGGGTTCGATAACTACACGCAGCTGTTTTCATCGGAAATGTTCTGGAATAGCCTGACGGTTACAGGCCTATTCACACTATACACCGTTCCTGTCGGCATTGTACTTGGCATCGTTACAGCCGCGCTCACGCATATCAAGCTGCCAGCCATGCGTATTTTTCAATTCATGTTCGCAATGCCGCTCGCGCTGTCCGTAAGTACTGCAGCCGTCATTTGGATGATCCTCTTCCACCCCAGCCTCGGAATGCTGAATTATATCCTATCAACGCTAGGCATTGCCCCCATCCAATGGCTTACCAATCCATCTACAGCTTTATTATCGATATCCATGATGACCATCTGGATGCAATCGGGCTTCAATTACATTATCGTGCTCAGCGGTCTCCAGAGTATTCCGGATGACATGATCGAAAGCGCAAAGATTGATGGCGCAGGCCCATTCCGTGCATTTTTGCAAATCGTACTCCCACTGCTGTCGCCTACTCTATTTTTTCTAGCAGTTATCTCGATCATCGGTTCCTTTCAATCCTTTGGACAAATCCATCTTCTAACCAAAGGCGGACCTGCCGGATCAACAGAGGTATTCGTATATTCCATCTATAAAGAAGCGTTCATTAACTACCAATTCGGAACAGGAAGCGCCCTGTCGTTAGTCCTATTCGCTATCATTCTTATTTTGACGATTATCCAGTTTGTCTTTGTAGAAAAGAAGGTGTATTACCAATGA
- a CDS encoding ABC transporter substrate-binding protein encodes MKARFRSGLTIMMAVMLFVVTACGGNNSGNKGNAEAPSATNSTEASAAPTEMAKEPVKVVWWHSMGGELGKAVTQLVTDYNASQKDVVVEEVFQGTYDESLNKMKASMDSKSGPSLIQVYEIGSRFMIDSKATTPVQTFVDAENYDLSQLEENITNYYTFDGKLHSMPFNTSNPILYYNKDLFKAAGLDPEKAPATFEAVKEAAAKLTQNGQTGASFAIYGWFMEQFFANQGVEYLNNGNGRTASATESQLNNETGVKTLSWWKDLVDSKSALNLGRKTDDTKKAFAAGQIAMTLDSTASLRGIVDSVAGKFEVGTGFLPKPADAKDGGVVVGGASLWILNNKPEAEQKAAWDFIKFLAKPETQAYWHINTGYFPITKKAYDEKIVADNLAKYPQFQTAVDQLHASIPSPASQGAVMGVFPEARQLVETAIEEALTGVKEPQKALDDAAKAITEKIANYNKTVK; translated from the coding sequence ATGAAAGCAAGGTTTAGGTCTGGTTTGACGATTATGATGGCGGTAATGTTGTTTGTAGTCACAGCCTGCGGAGGCAACAACTCTGGGAACAAAGGCAATGCAGAGGCGCCTTCTGCTACGAACTCAACTGAAGCTTCAGCAGCTCCTACCGAAATGGCAAAAGAACCTGTTAAAGTTGTTTGGTGGCACTCCATGGGCGGAGAACTTGGCAAAGCAGTAACCCAGCTCGTTACAGACTACAATGCATCACAAAAAGATGTAGTCGTTGAAGAAGTATTCCAAGGAACCTATGACGAGAGTTTAAATAAAATGAAAGCATCGATGGATTCCAAATCTGGGCCATCACTCATTCAAGTATACGAAATCGGTTCAAGATTCATGATTGACTCCAAAGCAACTACACCTGTTCAAACTTTTGTAGATGCGGAAAATTATGATCTTTCTCAGCTAGAAGAAAATATTACAAATTACTATACATTTGACGGCAAGCTTCACTCCATGCCTTTTAACACATCAAACCCAATTTTGTATTATAACAAAGATTTGTTCAAAGCTGCTGGACTTGATCCAGAAAAAGCACCAGCAACTTTTGAAGCGGTGAAGGAAGCTGCTGCTAAGCTTACGCAAAATGGTCAAACAGGTGCTTCATTCGCAATTTATGGCTGGTTCATGGAGCAATTTTTTGCAAACCAAGGCGTAGAATATTTAAATAATGGCAACGGACGTACGGCTTCCGCTACAGAATCTCAATTAAATAATGAGACTGGTGTTAAAACATTGTCATGGTGGAAGGATCTTGTTGACAGCAAATCAGCACTTAACTTGGGACGTAAAACAGACGATACGAAAAAAGCATTCGCAGCTGGCCAAATCGCTATGACCTTAGATTCTACCGCTTCGCTTCGCGGAATTGTAGATTCAGTGGCTGGCAAATTTGAAGTAGGTACTGGCTTCCTGCCTAAACCTGCCGATGCGAAAGATGGCGGTGTTGTCGTTGGCGGTGCAAGCTTGTGGATTCTGAATAACAAGCCCGAAGCTGAACAAAAAGCAGCATGGGATTTCATCAAATTTTTAGCTAAGCCAGAAACACAAGCTTATTGGCACATCAACACTGGTTACTTCCCGATTACAAAAAAAGCTTATGACGAAAAAATCGTTGCCGATAATCTAGCAAAATATCCACAGTTCCAAACAGCAGTTGATCAGCTGCACGCTTCTATCCCTTCCCCTGCTTCGCAAGGCGCAGTGATGGGCGTATTCCCTGAAGCGCGTCAGCTTGTTGAAACAGCGATTGAAGAAGCATTAACTGGCGTAAAAGAACCACAAAAAGCGCTTGATGATGCCGCTAAAGCGATCACTGAAAAAATTGCAAACTATAATAAAACAGTTAAATAA
- a CDS encoding efflux RND transporter permease subunit, producing the protein MGMNSLALLSFRFPRVCIFLWSIALILVGSHALRLDSVVQDHGLYPQKGSYAKVQQVLASDFNLSEAPIMLLFEKTDNLSKSRFRAFIEQTLQQVSGTQGLTNIISPLERQELQNGNYAYALLSFDAPPYRMEDTLKQLNQLLPVHSGISIKVTGKSVIQGDVNEASHADLAKAELIGIPLAFLILWLVFRKIIIALLPIVIGITGVTIAMGIVYGIGTKLPLSNFVLNVIPMVGLALSIDFALMLVSRFREELGGHKQPIQALAATMKTAGRAVFVSAACVFLGLLSFIWIPLPMFSSIALGAMTVVAVSLLLAFTLLPALLAICVPSMQTKKTRPIGTSRSSVWDGLARLVMKRPMMMGMLAGGVLILSLLPLSRMETAVPDEASLPQNYESRLAAETSEAVFELPSTSKVWVIARGDSLFLEQADWMNAYELTKRLEQDPSVLRVDSVFSRLNLSPEYLTTIMQRPLQNKKFQPALQPFLKNNQMLLQVTIAGEPSSRETMNWLREWERRGEASKIFFSLGGEAKYEQEVFDHVFGSLAYVMLFLFVTNFIVLLVAFRSVLIALKTILLNLLSIGASFGILSWIFMDGRLGIEPSSIAIMIPVFIFGLVFGISMDYGVFLISRISEEFHHTRSNKQAVRKGLSSVSHVITAAAAIMISVTAPFAFGEVVGVKQLGIGIATAIFIDATIVRMVLAPSLMLMLGKWNWWAPSWLKQ; encoded by the coding sequence ATGGGGATGAATAGCCTAGCACTCCTATCCTTTCGCTTTCCGCGAGTGTGTATTTTCTTATGGTCAATTGCACTTATCTTAGTTGGCAGTCATGCGCTTAGGCTTGATTCCGTCGTACAAGACCATGGCTTGTATCCGCAAAAGGGAAGTTATGCAAAGGTGCAGCAGGTGCTCGCATCCGATTTTAATCTGTCAGAAGCACCGATCATGCTGCTATTCGAGAAAACGGACAACTTATCGAAGTCGCGATTTCGTGCTTTTATTGAACAGACGCTTCAGCAGGTGAGCGGGACTCAGGGTCTGACTAATATCATTTCTCCGCTTGAGCGGCAGGAGCTGCAGAATGGGAACTACGCGTACGCGCTGCTTTCATTCGACGCTCCACCTTATCGGATGGAGGATACGCTGAAGCAGTTAAATCAACTTTTGCCCGTCCACAGCGGTATTTCGATAAAAGTGACAGGCAAATCAGTTATTCAAGGTGATGTAAATGAGGCTAGTCATGCAGATTTAGCAAAAGCAGAGCTGATCGGCATACCGCTTGCTTTTCTGATCTTGTGGCTCGTTTTCCGTAAAATCATTATTGCGCTGCTCCCCATCGTTATTGGTATAACGGGAGTGACGATTGCTATGGGAATTGTATATGGAATAGGCACCAAATTGCCGCTGTCCAATTTTGTTCTGAATGTGATTCCGATGGTGGGACTTGCCCTAAGCATCGACTTTGCACTTATGCTCGTTAGCCGATTTCGCGAGGAACTCGGAGGGCACAAGCAGCCTATCCAGGCGCTTGCTGCAACGATGAAGACAGCTGGCAGAGCTGTTTTTGTATCGGCAGCTTGTGTCTTCTTAGGTTTGCTGAGCTTTATCTGGATTCCGCTGCCCATGTTCTCGTCCATTGCGCTTGGAGCGATGACAGTAGTGGCCGTATCGCTGCTGCTCGCGTTTACGCTGCTGCCTGCACTGCTTGCGATTTGCGTGCCTTCAATGCAAACGAAAAAAACGCGCCCGATTGGTACCAGTCGTTCATCTGTATGGGATGGGCTTGCTCGTTTGGTAATGAAACGGCCAATGATGATGGGGATGCTGGCAGGGGGCGTGCTTATCCTAAGTTTGTTGCCCCTTAGTAGAATGGAGACTGCTGTTCCAGATGAGGCTTCATTGCCTCAAAACTATGAATCTCGTTTGGCCGCTGAGACCTCAGAGGCTGTTTTTGAGCTGCCCTCCACATCAAAAGTTTGGGTTATTGCTCGCGGAGATAGTCTGTTTCTGGAGCAAGCGGATTGGATGAACGCCTATGAGCTGACGAAGCGCTTGGAGCAAGATCCGAGCGTCTTGAGGGTGGATTCGGTATTCTCTAGGCTTAATTTGTCACCCGAGTATTTGACGACAATCATGCAGCGGCCACTGCAAAATAAGAAATTCCAGCCGGCGCTCCAGCCATTTCTGAAAAATAATCAAATGCTGCTGCAAGTGACGATAGCGGGCGAACCATCCTCTCGCGAGACGATGAATTGGCTGAGGGAGTGGGAGCGTAGAGGGGAAGCATCAAAAATATTCTTCTCGCTTGGTGGAGAGGCAAAGTATGAGCAGGAAGTATTCGATCATGTTTTTGGAAGCTTGGCTTATGTGATGCTCTTTCTATTTGTTACGAATTTCATCGTGCTTCTTGTTGCCTTTCGTTCCGTCCTCATTGCTCTCAAAACGATACTCCTCAATCTTCTGAGCATAGGAGCATCCTTTGGTATTCTGTCATGGATCTTCATGGATGGCCGATTGGGGATTGAGCCGAGCAGCATTGCCATTATGATTCCGGTATTTATTTTTGGATTGGTATTTGGAATTAGTATGGATTACGGCGTTTTTCTCATCTCGCGCATAAGCGAGGAATTTCATCATACGCGCAGTAATAAGCAGGCTGTACGAAAGGGGCTTTCCTCCGTCAGTCATGTGATAACCGCGGCTGCAGCTATCATGATCTCCGTCACCGCACCCTTTGCATTTGGCGAAGTAGTTGGCGTAAAGCAGCTCGGCATCGGCATCGCGACGGCCATATTTATTGATGCAACAATCGTTAGAATGGTGCTGGCGCCTTCCTTAATGCTCATGCTTGGAAAATGGAACTGGTGGGCTCCGAGCTGGTTGAAGCAATAG
- a CDS encoding FMN-binding negative transcriptional regulator has product MYIPQSFEVTDKETLYALMEQNSFAILFSQHEGKPCATHLPLLLDESEGYLYGHMAKANPHWASLKGEVLVVFTGAHSYISSSWYETPNSVPTWNYTAVHVYGHVELIEDHAELLKIVDQSVSHYESSMPNPWSMSQADPTYINNLSKGIVGFKIHISKIEGKWKLSQNHSKERQERVIDALELQKDVQSKQIAKLMKDNVKRSSL; this is encoded by the coding sequence ATGTACATACCTCAATCGTTTGAAGTGACGGATAAAGAGACATTATACGCTCTGATGGAGCAGAATAGCTTTGCTATATTATTTTCACAACATGAAGGTAAGCCCTGTGCAACGCATCTCCCCTTGCTGTTAGATGAAAGCGAAGGTTATTTGTATGGACATATGGCAAAAGCAAATCCGCATTGGGCAAGCTTAAAAGGGGAAGTACTCGTTGTTTTCACTGGAGCTCATTCGTACATTTCATCCTCTTGGTACGAAACGCCAAATTCCGTGCCGACTTGGAATTATACCGCTGTTCATGTGTATGGTCATGTCGAGCTCATTGAAGATCATGCGGAGCTGCTCAAAATCGTAGATCAATCGGTTAGCCATTATGAATCAAGCATGCCAAACCCGTGGAGCATGAGCCAAGCTGACCCAACGTACATTAACAATTTATCCAAAGGCATTGTTGGATTTAAAATTCATATTTCAAAAATAGAAGGCAAATGGAAGCTGAGCCAAAATCATTCCAAAGAAAGACAAGAACGAGTCATCGATGCGCTGGAATTACAGAAGGATGTTCAATCGAAGCAGATTGCAAAGCTGATGAAGGATAATGTGAAGAGATCATCTTTGTAG